One genomic window of Synergistes jonesii includes the following:
- a CDS encoding DEAD/DEAH box helicase, which translates to MVLENYFAKKKPTVDDLIRMIADMGGRAPAIKRLPPRQAAFGDFGALDHRIVNALKKRGVEALYSHQSEAVACALAGKDCVVATPTASGKTFCYNLPVLHAALQDANARALYLFPTKALAQDQLVEFAELAALSGGDVRGFVYDGDTDPVKRRLARSEGHIVITNPDMLNSGILPHHTKWSDYFKNLTFVVVDELHTYRGVFGSHLANLFARLARICEFYGARPTFICCSATIANPEEHARALIGREVTLITESGAPASEKEVIIYNPPVVDWNTGVRRSSLFETAKIAAAALAGGISTIVFTRSRLNVELLLKSIRERLEKAGADPSMIMGYRGGYLPKERRKIERDLRSGELRGVVSTNALELGIDVGSLGLAVLHGYPGSIASAWQQIGRAGRRGAVSAAVMVASADPLDQFLAQRPEWFFKAATERARIDPYNPYIQVSHVKCSAFELPFRGGEKFGGREVDEILDYLTDYEVLHRVDEAGERRYYWQADSYPAADLSLRSATGENYTITDVTVESRPVVIGTMDRRSAPTLIFPDAIYMHGGKSYIVQSLDTEKMQCFIKEMAADYYTDGDAALRINITDDFETQGNYGWGEVVVTLTPTIFKKIKLATHENAGFGQIKLPEEQMHTTACWITMPEERQEDAGLKLAMEGLEHLIRNTAPLFLMCDRADILVTSRLKDPQLRRAALYIIDNIPGGIGLAEGAFEIKNELVKTAVGVMDSCGCKNGCPGCVGAPAGNFEIKKAVRELAGEIMAGR; encoded by the coding sequence GTGGTGCTGGAAAATTATTTTGCAAAGAAGAAGCCGACGGTGGACGATTTGATCCGCATGATCGCGGATATGGGGGGCAGGGCGCCGGCGATAAAAAGGCTGCCGCCCCGCCAGGCCGCCTTCGGCGATTTCGGTGCGCTCGACCACCGTATCGTCAACGCGCTGAAAAAACGCGGCGTAGAGGCGCTGTATTCGCATCAGAGCGAGGCTGTGGCCTGCGCGCTCGCCGGCAAGGACTGCGTGGTCGCGACTCCCACAGCGTCGGGCAAGACGTTCTGCTATAACCTGCCGGTGCTCCACGCGGCTCTACAGGACGCTAACGCGCGCGCCCTTTACCTCTTCCCGACTAAGGCGCTCGCGCAGGACCAGCTCGTTGAGTTCGCGGAGCTCGCCGCGCTTTCGGGTGGGGACGTCCGCGGCTTCGTCTACGATGGCGACACCGACCCCGTGAAGCGCCGCCTCGCGCGCAGCGAAGGGCACATCGTCATCACGAATCCCGATATGCTGAACTCCGGCATACTTCCTCATCACACCAAATGGTCCGACTATTTCAAAAATTTAACGTTCGTCGTCGTCGACGAGCTTCACACTTACAGGGGCGTCTTCGGCTCGCACCTGGCGAATCTTTTCGCGCGCCTCGCGAGGATCTGTGAATTCTACGGCGCGCGCCCGACGTTCATCTGCTGCTCCGCGACGATAGCGAACCCCGAGGAGCACGCGCGCGCGCTGATAGGGCGCGAAGTGACACTGATAACGGAGAGCGGCGCGCCGGCTTCGGAGAAGGAAGTGATAATTTACAATCCTCCTGTCGTCGACTGGAACACGGGCGTCAGGCGCTCGTCGCTCTTTGAGACGGCGAAGATAGCGGCGGCCGCGCTCGCCGGCGGCATAAGCACGATAGTCTTCACGCGCTCGCGCCTCAACGTGGAGCTGCTTCTCAAATCTATAAGGGAGCGCCTCGAAAAGGCCGGCGCCGACCCGTCGATGATCATGGGCTACCGCGGCGGCTATCTGCCGAAGGAGCGCAGGAAGATAGAGCGCGACCTGCGCAGCGGCGAGCTGCGCGGCGTAGTGAGCACGAACGCGCTGGAGCTCGGCATCGACGTGGGCTCGCTCGGTCTCGCGGTGCTTCACGGCTATCCGGGCAGCATCGCGTCGGCTTGGCAGCAGATAGGGCGCGCCGGGAGGCGCGGCGCCGTCTCGGCCGCCGTTATGGTGGCGTCGGCCGACCCGCTCGACCAGTTCCTCGCGCAGCGCCCCGAATGGTTCTTCAAGGCCGCTACGGAGCGCGCGCGCATCGACCCTTATAACCCCTATATACAGGTGAGCCACGTCAAATGTTCGGCGTTCGAGCTCCCCTTCCGCGGCGGCGAGAAGTTCGGCGGGCGGGAGGTGGACGAGATTCTCGATTATCTCACGGATTACGAGGTGCTCCACCGCGTCGACGAGGCCGGCGAGCGCCGCTACTATTGGCAGGCGGATTCTTACCCGGCGGCGGACCTCTCTCTGCGCAGCGCTACGGGAGAAAATTACACGATAACCGATGTCACGGTCGAAAGCAGGCCCGTCGTGATAGGGACGATGGACCGCCGCTCCGCGCCTACTCTGATATTCCCCGACGCGATATACATGCACGGCGGGAAGTCTTACATCGTGCAGTCGCTCGACACGGAAAAGATGCAGTGCTTCATAAAGGAGATGGCGGCGGACTATTACACGGACGGAGACGCGGCTCTGCGGATAAATATCACGGACGACTTCGAGACCCAGGGGAATTACGGCTGGGGCGAGGTCGTAGTGACGCTGACGCCGACGATTTTCAAAAAGATAAAGCTGGCGACGCACGAGAACGCCGGCTTCGGCCAGATAAAGCTGCCGGAGGAGCAGATGCACACGACGGCCTGCTGGATCACGATGCCGGAGGAGCGGCAGGAGGACGCCGGGCTGAAGCTCGCGATGGAGGGGCTGGAGCATTTGATACGCAACACGGCGCCGCTCTTCCTGATGTGCGACCGCGCCGACATATTGGTGACGAGCCGTCTCAAGGACCCACAGCTGCGGCGCGCCGCGCTCTACATAATAGATAACATCCCCGGGGGCATCGGCCTCGCGGAGGGAGCCTTTGAAATAAAGAACGAGCTCGTGAAGACGGCCGTCGGCGTTATGGATTCCTGCGGCTGCAAGAACGGCTGCCCGGGCTGCGTGGGCGCGCCGGCCGGCAATTTCGAGATAAAGAAGGCGGTCAGGGAGCTGGCCGGCGAAATAATGGCCGGGCGGTAG
- a CDS encoding sodium:solute symporter family transporter yields MFAFLPLWIGYALALVAIAKFSRGRDALLPGRVGVAVQAFAYVATYVSAVALVGFGGLCYLFGMQMLLVAAGNVWFGTWFVYKYLAWPTRLWQRKLAARTPAELLAKAYGAPMLQTFIGAVSTLLLVVYGSAVFKGAAVMVSGVVPLSTNAALALLVVIVGVSVVWGGLRGVLYTEALQGLVMLIGVGALLLALLKAVGGPVEGIAALASLPPEKGADRGFLALSSGGAGLNVIFLAVVTSVGIWAQPQLIQRHFALRSQEEARRAAPLAMLALSVVVGGAYFASALSRVLLGGGITNPDTVLPILVNRLLPSLGRQLFALAIVSASLSTASALLHIASGSLGRDVLKRELKGNSWRAAVILCTAGSGLFALKSGSIIAVICSTSWTLLACAIMAPYLALLAFGPRAGGFAASAGSLCGFAGSIAWYAAAYRPTSLSLTGLAAPGIAGAIHPILPGIIFSAAVMFLLAKREPAKAPAEAEAQRIGG; encoded by the coding sequence ATGTTCGCCTTCCTCCCCCTATGGATCGGCTACGCGCTCGCGCTCGTCGCGATCGCCAAGTTTTCGCGTGGGCGCGACGCGCTGCTGCCCGGGCGCGTCGGCGTCGCGGTCCAGGCTTTCGCCTATGTCGCGACTTATGTCTCCGCCGTCGCGCTCGTCGGCTTCGGCGGGCTCTGCTATCTTTTCGGGATGCAGATGCTTCTCGTCGCGGCAGGCAACGTGTGGTTCGGAACGTGGTTCGTGTATAAGTATCTCGCGTGGCCGACGCGCCTCTGGCAGAGAAAGCTTGCGGCGCGCACGCCGGCCGAGCTGCTGGCTAAGGCTTACGGCGCCCCGATGCTACAGACTTTCATAGGCGCCGTTTCCACGCTGCTTCTCGTCGTCTACGGCTCGGCGGTCTTCAAGGGCGCGGCGGTGATGGTCTCCGGCGTCGTCCCGCTCTCCACGAACGCGGCGCTCGCGCTTCTCGTCGTGATAGTCGGCGTTTCGGTCGTCTGGGGGGGGCTGCGCGGCGTGCTTTACACGGAGGCGCTTCAGGGGCTGGTGATGCTTATCGGGGTGGGCGCGCTGCTCCTCGCGCTGCTTAAAGCGGTCGGCGGGCCCGTGGAGGGGATCGCGGCCCTCGCGTCGCTGCCGCCGGAGAAAGGCGCGGACAGGGGCTTTTTGGCGCTTTCTTCGGGGGGCGCTGGGCTCAACGTCATTTTCCTCGCGGTGGTCACCTCCGTCGGCATCTGGGCGCAGCCTCAGCTGATTCAGCGCCACTTCGCGCTGCGCAGCCAGGAGGAGGCGCGCCGCGCGGCGCCGCTAGCGATGCTCGCGCTTTCGGTGGTGGTCGGCGGCGCGTATTTCGCAAGCGCGCTTTCGCGCGTGCTTCTCGGCGGCGGCATAACGAATCCGGATACGGTGCTGCCGATTCTCGTGAATAGGCTGCTTCCCTCTTTAGGCCGGCAGCTCTTCGCGCTGGCGATCGTCTCGGCCTCCCTTTCGACGGCCTCGGCGCTGCTCCACATAGCGAGCGGCAGCCTCGGGCGAGACGTGCTGAAGAGGGAGCTCAAAGGCAATTCCTGGCGTGCGGCCGTCATCCTCTGCACGGCGGGCAGCGGCCTCTTCGCGCTGAAGAGCGGCTCGATCATCGCGGTGATATGCTCGACGAGCTGGACGCTTTTGGCCTGCGCGATAATGGCGCCTTACCTAGCGCTGCTGGCGTTCGGCCCGAGGGCCGGGGGCTTCGCCGCCTCCGCGGGCTCCCTCTGCGGTTTCGCCGGCTCGATTGCGTGGTACGCTGCGGCCTACAGGCCGACGTCGCTCTCGCTGACGGGGCTCGCGGCTCCGGGCATAGCCGGCGCGATACATCCGATACTTCCGGGGATAATTTTTTCGGCGGCCGTGATGTTCCTGCTCGCGAAGAGGGAGCCGGCGAAGGCCCCCGCCGAGGCCGAAGCGCAGAGGATCGGCGGATAA
- a CDS encoding metal-dependent transcriptional regulator: protein MQESGENYLETILILQNKYGSVRSIDVAKQLSVSKPSVSRAMGILRDDGFITMEPNGELCLTEAGKARAGAIYERHRLITAFLHETVGVSAETAETDACRIEHIISEETFEKIKEFLAKSLSGM from the coding sequence ATGCAAGAATCCGGCGAAAATTATCTCGAAACGATTCTCATACTTCAGAACAAATACGGCTCCGTGCGCTCCATCGACGTCGCCAAGCAGCTTTCGGTCAGCAAGCCGAGCGTCAGCCGCGCGATGGGGATATTGAGGGACGACGGCTTCATAACGATGGAGCCTAACGGGGAATTGTGCCTGACCGAAGCGGGGAAGGCCCGCGCCGGCGCGATCTACGAGCGACACAGGCTGATCACCGCCTTCCTGCACGAAACGGTCGGCGTTTCCGCCGAGACCGCCGAGACCGACGCCTGCCGCATCGAGCATATAATCAGCGAAGAGACCTTCGAAAAGATAAAAGAATTCCTTGCAAAATCCCTCTCGGGCATGTGA
- a CDS encoding Fic family protein produces the protein MEPRSKREIVGHLGYKDLGSVTRYYIKPLLESGRLRMAIPGKPKSRNQRYIKA, from the coding sequence GTGGAGCCGAGGTCAAAACGGGAGATAGTGGGTCATTTGGGATATAAGGATTTAGGAAGCGTCACCCGGTACTATATCAAGCCCCTCCTTGAAAGCGGACGATTGAGGATGGCTATCCCGGGTAAGCCGAAGAGCCGAAATCAAAGGTATATCAAAGCATAA
- a CDS encoding amidohydrolase family protein: protein MIIDFHTHIFPDAMADYAMKKLSESENEEYRAAATASALIENMGKAGIDKSVVLHVATKEHQHEDILKFAKEVDSERLISFGSVIPYSLSALEYVWKISDEGLKGIKLHPPLQRCDADDERIFPVYDLARALNLVVLFHAGWDPSYKEEERCTPAMLLKILRNFPGLKVVAAHLGGMHLAKEVYETLAGKADLYFDTAFTAAPWLDKNLFRSIIRRHGADKILFGSDYPWHLPQMELELIDSLGLSREEKNLILGRNAAALLSL from the coding sequence ATGATCATCGATTTTCACACGCACATCTTCCCAGACGCAATGGCCGACTACGCGATGAAGAAGCTCTCGGAGAGCGAAAATGAGGAGTACCGCGCGGCGGCGACGGCCTCCGCGCTGATAGAAAACATGGGCAAGGCGGGGATAGACAAAAGCGTCGTGCTGCACGTCGCTACAAAGGAACATCAGCACGAGGACATCCTGAAATTCGCGAAGGAAGTGGACTCCGAACGCCTCATCTCCTTCGGCTCCGTAATACCCTATTCGCTCAGCGCGCTCGAATACGTCTGGAAAATTTCCGACGAGGGGCTGAAGGGCATAAAGCTGCACCCGCCGCTCCAGCGCTGCGACGCGGACGACGAAAGGATATTCCCCGTTTACGACCTGGCGCGCGCGCTGAACCTCGTCGTGCTCTTCCACGCCGGCTGGGACCCCTCTTACAAGGAAGAAGAAAGATGCACGCCCGCGATGCTGCTGAAAATCCTGCGAAACTTCCCGGGGCTTAAAGTCGTCGCCGCCCACTTAGGCGGGATGCATTTGGCGAAAGAGGTGTACGAAACGCTCGCCGGAAAGGCCGACCTCTACTTCGACACCGCCTTCACCGCCGCCCCCTGGCTCGACAAGAATCTATTCCGCAGCATAATCCGTCGCCACGGCGCCGACAAAATCTTATTCGGCAGCGACTATCCGTGGCACCTGCCGCAGATGGAGCTCGAACTGATAGACAGCCTCGGCCTCTCGCGGGAAGAAAAGAATCTTATCCTCGGAAGAAACGCCGCAGCACTGCTCAGCCTTTAG
- the sdaAA gene encoding L-serine ammonia-lyase, iron-sulfur-dependent, subunit alpha has product MLKAVQKILLTARKNDTTFPEAALILDSAATGVPAEEIRAKMAQRLADMRRSVREACASEEPCRLEPPMGPALRARRGAMSGKFVTTAAATAMEVAAYNAAMGRIVAAPTAGSCGIIPGMLFAWEFFCGGGRDTDAMLVDALITAGAIGEVTAFRATLSGAAGGCQAECGAAAAMGSAALAFLQGGTPEMSAHAAAMTFKSVLGLVCDPVGGLVECPCIKRNGILTANGILCADMALSGIESVIPLDEVIDTMGQIGRMLPPALRETSLGGLAATQTAAELMRGGIRKIGE; this is encoded by the coding sequence ATGCTCAAAGCAGTCCAAAAAATCCTCCTCACGGCCCGCAAAAACGATACGACCTTCCCCGAGGCGGCGTTGATCCTCGACTCCGCCGCGACCGGCGTGCCGGCGGAGGAAATACGCGCGAAGATGGCGCAGCGCCTCGCGGACATGCGCAGAAGCGTGCGCGAAGCCTGCGCGAGCGAAGAGCCGTGCCGCCTCGAGCCTCCGATGGGGCCGGCGCTGCGCGCCCGCCGCGGCGCTATGTCCGGAAAATTCGTCACGACGGCCGCCGCTACCGCGATGGAGGTCGCGGCCTACAACGCGGCGATGGGGCGCATCGTCGCGGCGCCGACGGCCGGCAGTTGCGGCATCATCCCCGGAATGCTCTTCGCATGGGAATTCTTCTGCGGCGGCGGACGCGACACTGACGCGATGCTCGTCGACGCGCTGATCACGGCCGGAGCGATAGGCGAGGTGACGGCCTTCCGTGCGACGCTCTCCGGCGCCGCGGGAGGCTGCCAGGCCGAATGCGGCGCCGCGGCCGCGATGGGCTCGGCGGCGCTCGCCTTCCTACAGGGAGGTACGCCGGAGATGAGCGCGCACGCGGCGGCGATGACCTTTAAATCCGTCCTCGGCCTGGTCTGCGACCCGGTCGGAGGGCTCGTTGAATGCCCCTGCATAAAGCGCAACGGCATACTCACGGCGAACGGCATTCTCTGCGCGGACATGGCGCTTAGCGGTATAGAATCCGTGATACCACTCGACGAGGTCATCGACACGATGGGACAGATAGGCAGGATGCTGCCGCCGGCGCTGAGAGAGACCTCGCTCGGCGGGCTGGCCGCGACGCAAACGGCCGCGGAGCTGATGCGCGGCGGCATAAGAAAAATCGGAGAGTGA
- the sdaAB gene encoding L-serine ammonia-lyase, iron-sulfur-dependent subunit beta, which yields MPVWDVIGPVMIGPSSSHTAGAAHIGRIVRMCWGGEIKRADLYLRGSFAGTGAGHGTDKALIAGLMGMTPDDPKIKDALKIARSAGLEFHFYAEDAAGAHPNSVRAVISGDGRTLEAVGYSVGGGAVILHRLDGFQVDISCSLPAMIIMNKDVSGVVGAVASYLSAHGVNIATMKLHRDARGGLATMVIELDASDGKVDAKVIKELHPAIVRVIEIEGER from the coding sequence ATGCCTGTTTGGGATGTGATCGGGCCCGTGATGATCGGGCCGTCGTCGAGCCACACGGCGGGGGCCGCCCATATAGGGCGCATCGTCAGGATGTGCTGGGGCGGCGAGATAAAGAGGGCCGACCTCTACCTGCGCGGCAGCTTCGCGGGCACGGGGGCCGGCCACGGCACGGACAAGGCGCTGATCGCCGGCCTGATGGGCATGACGCCGGACGACCCGAAGATAAAGGACGCGCTGAAGATCGCGCGGAGCGCCGGCTTGGAATTTCACTTTTACGCCGAAGATGCCGCCGGCGCGCATCCAAACTCCGTCCGCGCCGTGATTTCCGGCGACGGACGTACGCTTGAAGCGGTTGGCTACTCCGTAGGCGGAGGCGCGGTCATCCTGCACAGGCTCGACGGCTTTCAGGTCGACATATCCTGTTCGCTGCCGGCGATGATAATAATGAACAAAGACGTCAGCGGCGTGGTCGGCGCCGTCGCCTCCTACCTCTCGGCGCACGGCGTCAACATCGCGACGATGAAGCTGCACCGCGACGCGCGCGGCGGGCTCGCGACGATGGTCATAGAGCTGGACGCTTCCGACGGCAAGGTCGATGCGAAAGTCATAAAAGAGCTGCACCCGGCAATAGTCCGGGTCATAGAGATAGAAGGTGAGCGCTGA